A single region of the Canis lupus dingo isolate Sandy chromosome 38, ASM325472v2, whole genome shotgun sequence genome encodes:
- the CCDC185 gene encoding coiled-coil domain-containing protein 185, with product MEGLGLGRCSPRSPLRGSPREAGCPDSPRESHSLTHVAARVPARARRPRPPPAPRPQPRGPPQPSPATGDPPPPLPPPAGSLGAQRAQSGDLWAGRAGGAGRWSRASGLPDEPSVAAWGVRPPCACPCACGRAACEPRGSQGSRPGPAAGPRADPPSAQSLQDPLQEAAARPGDQRAAGVLARLQRARRMRELQRQAAPEELQLSGHRVQATLGRQRGRLLQESPESPESPAQWPQQEPRGRGPDGQPRGSARSGHPGGAPASEAQPAPRTQGPEPPLQEPPGAVQGPREQDGPQVGEQACPGKLPAPETQARAWETSLSSLVNHQARRVLLDCQAKAEELLRKLSLEQSCPQPLDSQHEPRTGPQRPQRPQEQLRQVQPHAGATEVQTRVHQQLLAQLAELERWPPRSPEHRSARDKGQHNPELSVPREEFHHILRLTAKKEEKGHVEGIMEGIKEAVRRKEQRLEQISRESDAAFQEFQKLSWASRRDQARALATSLLEQRPLKGPHGAGPQRC from the coding sequence AtggagggcctgggcctgggccgctGCTCCCCGCGCTCGCCCCTGCGGGGGTCCCCTCGGGAAGCGGGGTGCCCCGACTCGCCCCGGGAGAGCCACAGCCTGACCCACGTGGCCGCGAGGGTCCCCGCCCGCGCCAGgaggccccggcccccgcccgcgccccgcccgcagccccgggggCCCCCGCAGCCCTCCCCGGCCACGGGagacccgcccccgcccctgcccccgcccgccGGGAGCCTCGGGGCGCAGCGGGCGCAGAGCGGGGACCTgtgggcggggcgcgcggggggcgcggggcgctggTCCCGGGCCTCGGGGCTCCCGGACGAGCCCTCCGTGGCGGCCTGGGGGGTCCGGCCGCCGTGCGCCTGCCCGTGCGCCTGCGGGAGGGCCGCCTGCGAGCCGCGGGGGTCCCAGGGcagccggcccggcccggccgcggggCCCCGCGCAGACCCCCCGAGCGCGCAGAGCCTGCAGGACCCGCTGCAAGAGGCCGCGGCGCGGCCCGGGGACCAGAGGGCGGCGGGGGTGCTGGCGCGGCTGCAGAGGGCCCGGCGCATGCGGGAGCTGCAGCGGCAGGCGGCCCCGGAGGAGCTCCAGCTCTCGGGCCACAGGGTGCAGGCGACCCTGGGCCGCCAGCGCGGGCGGCTGCTGCAGGAGAGCCCGGAGAGCCCGGAGAGCCCGGCGCAGTGGCCGCAGCAGGagccgcggggccgcgggccggACGGCCAGCCCAGGGGCAGCGCCAGGTCCGGACACCCCGGGGGAGCCCCCGCCTCGGAGGCGCAGCCCGCACCCCGGACGCAGGGCCCCGAGCCGCCGCTGCAGGAGCCCCCCGGGGCGGTGCAGGGCCCGCGGGAGCAGGACGGGCCGCAGGTCGGGGAGCAGGCCTGTCCGGGGAAGCTGCCGGCACCAGAGACCcaggccagggcctgggagaCCAGCCTCAGCTCGCTGGTCAACCACCAGGCGCGGAGGGTCCTCCTGGACTGCCAGGCCAAGGCCGAGGAGCTGCTGAGGAAGCTGTCCCTGGAGCAGAGCTGCCCGCAGCCCCTCGACAGCCAGCACGAGCCGAGGACCGGGCCACAGAGGCCACAGAGGCCgcaggagcagctcaggcaggTGCAGCCGCACGCAGGGGCCACCGAGGTACAGACGCGGGTGCACCAGCAGCTGCTGGCCCAGCTGGCCGAGCTGGAGAGGTGGCCGCCCAGGAGTCCGGAGCACAGGAGCGCCAGGGACAAGGGGCAGCACAACCCGGAGCTGAGCGTCCCGCGGGAGGAGTTCCATCACATCCTGAGGCTGACAGccaagaaggaggagaagggccACGTGGAGGGCATCATGGAGGGCATCAAGGAGGCCGtcaggaggaaggagcagaggctgGAGCAGATCTCCCGGGAGAGCGACGCCGCCTTCCAGGAGTTCCAGAAGCTGTCCTGGGCCTCGAGGAGGGACCAGGCCCGCGCGCTGGCCACCAGCCTCCTGGAGCAGAGGCCGCTCAAGGGCCCGCACGGGGCAGGGCCGCAGAGGTGCTGA